In bacterium, the following proteins share a genomic window:
- a CDS encoding branched-chain amino acid ABC transporter permease, translated as VILGVVLLVGVPEILRIFLGQAFVSYRMLVFGFAMVLMIILRPEGIIPSLRRAYELKVKK; from the coding sequence GGGTTATTTTGGGTGTGGTCCTTCTTGTAGGAGTTCCTGAGATTCTTCGTATATTCCTGGGCCAGGCATTTGTTAGCTATAGGATGCTTGTCTTTGGATTTGCAATGGTTCTTATGATAATCTTAAGACCAGAAGGTATTATTCCATCATTAAGAAGGGCTTATGAATTAAAGGTTAAAAAATAA